In Cydia pomonella isolate Wapato2018A chromosome 1, ilCydPomo1, whole genome shotgun sequence, one genomic interval encodes:
- the LOC133525282 gene encoding autophagy-related protein 13 homolog, which translates to MAAANAESERARLYKFAKILTLKVAQIVVQSRDGKKIAHEGSNMKPLDNSALSTSPSNLQWFNLSIPDEPEVTYDTKRILNGEVVTALTNILCIEISLKTIDGDEMVLELWTVKLAPCIEAPLTSVSTIYYRMSVMLKSTLSISRITPAYKMSRAQNKETYKIYHKIYGGQPNVDLLGGNHKEIKVSELHTPIGTILIEVRYRTKMTILPEDRLKPADILNSNGGIMVKSDHFPTEPKRDNERKGIDLNKPLTAGAFVDADKMRELHAMLHQQLPPEPVGWLLEPDTKLKLLADAQKLKERKKEFEGREDEAQCSTSKAIEVPRARDGERYNSLMDFPFADGSPITELANFYQECVHLRSCSDELDVLAEPADAADLSTQLKMFEEAVPEFDNMVASMFSEDGGDY; encoded by the exons ATGGCAGCGGCGAATGCCGAGTCCGAGCGGGCTCGCTTGTACAAATTCGCCAAAATATTAACTCTGAAAGTGGCCCAAATCGTCGTGCAAAGTAGAGATGGCAAAAAGATCGCTCACGAGGGTTCTAACATGAAACCTTTGGACAACAGCGCCTTATCAACATCCCCTAGCAACTTACAATGG tttaacCTATCGATCCCCGACGAACCCGAAGTGACCTACGACACGAAGCGAATACTCAATGGCGAAGTGGTCACCGCTCTCACCAATATCTTGTGTATTGAGATATCACTCAAAACCATAGACGGCGATGAGATGGTGCTAGAGTTGTGGACAG TGAAACTAGCCCCCTGCATCGAAGCCCCGCTGACATCCGTCTCCACGATCTACTACAGAATGAGCGTGATGCTGAAATCGACGCTGAGCATCTCGAGAATAACCCCCGCTTACAAGATGTCCAGAGCACAGAACAAGGAGACCTACAAGATATACCACAAGATCTACGGTGGACAGCCTAATGTGGATCTGTTAG GCGGCAACCACAAAGAGATCAAAGTGAGCGAGCTCCACACGCCGATAGGCACCATCCTCATCGAGGTCCGGTACCGTACAAAGATGACCATCCTGCCCGAGGACCGACTCAAGCCGGCGGACATCCTCAACAGCAATGGGGGCATTATGGTGAAGAGTGATCACTTCCCTACGGAACCCAA ACGCGACAACGAGAGGAAAGGCATCGACCTGAACAAGCCCCTGACCGCGGGCGCGTTCGTGGACGCCGACAAGATGCGCGAGCTGCACGCCATGCTGCACCAGCAGCTGCCGCCGGAGCCCGTCGGCTGGCTGCTGGAGCCCGACACG aaattaaAACTATTGGCAGACGCACAGAAGttgaaagaaaggaaaaaagaGTTTGAAGGGAGAGAAGACGAGGCTCAGTGCAGCACGAGCAAAGCGATAGAAGTGCCGCGGGCCCGGGACGGCGAGCGCTACAACAGTCTCATG GACTTCCCATTCGCTGACGGCAGTCCAATAACGGAGCTGGCGAACTTCTACCAGGAGTGTGTCCACCTCCGCTCGTGCAGCGACGAGCTGGACGTCCTGGCGGAGCCCGCGGACGCGGCCGACCTGAGCACGCAGCTCAAGATGTTCGAGGAGGCCGTGCCCGAGTTCGACAACATGGTGGCCTCCATGTTCAGCGAAGACGGCGGGGACTACTGA
- the LOC133525292 gene encoding casein kinase II subunit beta-like, translating into MSSSEDHSWIAWFCSLRGNEFFCEVEEEYIKDKFNLMGLNELVPQYRLALEMILNHELENDLGANANQLAFVEKASEVLYGLIHARYILTSRGIAQMLEKYETFDFGCCPRVFCENQATLPLGLSDVRGEATVKVYCPRCMDVFAPRSSRQQFTDGAYFGTGFPHMVFMMHPELRPKRSPGKFVPRLYGFKLHPLAYQLQLQSATKIAGEWRDIKLASLVFPSVRQSWPRP; encoded by the exons ATGAGTAGCTCTGAGGACCACTCATGGATTGCATGGTTTTGCAGTTTGCGAGGGAACGAGTTCTTTTGCGAG GTGGAAGAGGAGTACATCAAAGACAAGTTCAACCTGATGGGGCTCAACGAGCTGGTGCCGCAGTACAGGCTAGCGTTGGAGATGATACTGAACCATGAGCTTG AAAATGACCTGGGCGCAAATGCGAACCAGTTGGCGTTTGTGGAGAAAGCTTCAGAGGTACTCTACGGGCTCATACACGCGCGATACATATTAACTAGCAG GGGCATAGCGCAAATGTTAGAAAAATACGAAACCTTTGACTTTGGCTGCTGCCCGCGAGTCTTTTGCGAGAACCAAGCCACGTTGCCGCTTG GTTTATCAGACGTCCGCGGCGAGGCCACGGTTAAGGTGTACTGCCCCAGATGCATGGACGTGTTTGCGCCAAGATCGTCGCGGCAACAGTTCACGGACGGCGCGTACTTCGGTACCGGGTTCCCGCACATGGTGTTCATGATGCACCCCGAGCTCCGGCCCAAGCGGTCCCCCGGCAAGTTTGTGCCGCG CTTATACGGCTTCAAGCTCCACCCGCTAGCATACCAGCTCCAACTGCAATCGGCGACCAAGATTGCGGGAGAAT GGAGGGACATCAAACTGGCGTCGCTCGTGTTCCCATCTGTCCGGCAGAGTTGGCCTCGGCCGTAG